One window of Sphingobacteriales bacterium genomic DNA carries:
- a CDS encoding GTP-binding protein: protein MKTITKKIILCGSFGVGKTSLISRFVFQSFSATYKTTLGVKIDRKTIQLNEDLSVSMIIWDIGGEQTQQRIPESYYLGSSGAIYVFDVSRPSAFIQIEADLEILKHKLHQSQVVVVGNKTDLLDETSLEEIKHIIPVSTHFFTSAKTGIHVEKVFYSLAEQIIHDPS from the coding sequence ATGAAAACTATAACCAAAAAAATTATCCTTTGCGGAAGTTTCGGAGTTGGTAAAACCTCTCTCATCAGCCGGTTTGTTTTCCAGAGTTTTTCTGCAACTTATAAAACAACCCTTGGCGTAAAAATAGACCGCAAAACCATACAATTAAATGAAGACCTTTCGGTAAGTATGATTATTTGGGATATCGGAGGCGAACAAACCCAACAGCGAATACCGGAAAGTTATTATCTCGGAAGCAGTGGTGCTATTTACGTGTTTGATGTCTCACGCCCCTCTGCATTTATTCAAATTGAAGCAGATTTGGAAATCCTGAAACATAAACTCCATCAATCGCAGGTGGTTGTGGTAGGCAATAAAACCGACTTATTGGACGAAACATCTTTAGAAGAAATCAAACATATCATTCCCGTTTCTACCCATTTTTTTACCAGCGCAAAAACCGGTATTCATGTAGAAAAGGTATTTTATTCTTTAGCAGAACAAATCATACATGACCCTTCTTGA
- a CDS encoding IS982 family transposase: MLLVITNKLVSLYIEIDDLLLDYTNCNQSHCILGHKPRGRKLGLSPSEIATILVFYQLSGYKTFQYYYEQLILGEFNHYFPKAPGYKHFLSLIHKCLPVLVLWMLRSCEKALKTGCYFIDATKLPVCHIHRQSQNRVFKDIAAKGKTSTGWFFGLKLHLVINQFGEIVKFALTAGNVADNNHNLLRYLLGNLQGKCAADKGYYTKLFDEFVKQGLQLILKPKKNRKNQYPALPKDVSLSKKRALIESVNDILKTVCNLEHTRHRKPENAATHFMAALIAYQHLDKKPSVFIPNENNYTNTIQFVA; the protein is encoded by the coding sequence ATGCTTCTTGTTATAACAAACAAACTGGTATCGTTGTACATAGAGATTGACGATTTATTGCTTGACTATACTAACTGCAATCAATCACACTGTATTTTGGGTCATAAACCTCGGGGACGAAAGCTTGGTTTAAGTCCATCGGAAATAGCCACAATTCTTGTATTTTACCAATTATCCGGTTACAAAACTTTTCAATACTACTATGAACAACTCATTTTGGGCGAATTTAACCATTATTTTCCGAAAGCACCCGGCTATAAGCACTTTTTATCATTGATACACAAATGCTTGCCGGTATTAGTGCTTTGGATGTTACGTTCATGTGAAAAAGCCCTCAAAACAGGCTGTTACTTCATAGACGCAACCAAATTACCGGTATGCCATATACATCGTCAAAGCCAAAATCGGGTGTTTAAAGACATCGCTGCCAAAGGTAAGACCTCCACAGGTTGGTTCTTTGGCTTGAAGTTGCATTTAGTCATCAACCAATTCGGAGAAATTGTTAAGTTTGCGCTTACTGCTGGAAATGTGGCAGACAATAACCACAACTTGCTGCGCTATCTGTTGGGCAACTTGCAGGGCAAATGTGCAGCAGACAAAGGCTATTACACCAAACTCTTTGACGAATTTGTTAAACAAGGTTTACAGCTTATCCTAAAACCAAAGAAGAACCGTAAAAATCAATATCCCGCTTTGCCTAAAGATGTCTCTCTCAGTAAAAAAAGAGCATTGATTGAATCGGTAAATGATATTCTGAAAACAGTTTGCAATTTAGAACACACAAGACATCGCAAACCGGAAAACGCTGCTACACATTTTATGGCTGCTCTAATTGCCTATCAACACTTAGATAAAAAACCATCTGTTTTTATCCCCAACGAAAATAATTACACAAACACCATCCAATTTGTTGCTTAA